A single genomic interval of Streptomyces showdoensis harbors:
- a CDS encoding DUF2630 family protein — MDNDEILENIGSLVEEERALRLRSGGLPDEERARLAELEVRLDQCWDLLRQRRAKSEFGEDPDTAAVRPAAEVEGYRN; from the coding sequence ATGGACAACGACGAGATCCTCGAGAACATCGGCTCCCTCGTCGAGGAGGAACGGGCGCTCCGCCTGCGCTCCGGCGGCCTCCCGGACGAGGAACGCGCCCGCCTCGCCGAGCTGGAGGTCCGGCTCGACCAGTGCTGGGACCTGCTGCGGCAGCGCCGCGCGAAGAGCGAGTTCGGCGAGGACCCGGACACGGCGGCCGTCCGCCCGGCGGCGGAGGTCGAGGGCTACCGCAACTGA